In Salinibacterium sp. NK8237, the following proteins share a genomic window:
- a CDS encoding MmgE/PrpD family protein: protein MKNHALRVYRSDENLAREDQLAHKIAEIAAEQLEPTDAVTDMVINRVIDNAAVATASLTRAPVVSARAQAERHPAEPGSTVFGSDERVSPEWAAWANGVAVRELDYHDTFLAADYSHPGDNIPPILAVAQHTGRTGADLLRGIVTGYEIQIDLVKAICLHKHKIDHVAHLGPSAAAGIGTLLGLDTETIFQAVGQALHTTTATRQSRKGEISTWKAYAPAFAGKMAVEAVDRAMRGQTSPTPIYEGEDGVIAWMLDGPDAHYEVPLPELGEARTAILDSYTKEHSAEYQAQAWIDLARKLGREHPELVEENINRIVLHTSHHTHYVIGSGANDPQKYDPNASRETLDHSIPYIFTVALQDKEWHHVNSYAPERANRADTIALWKRVTTEEDAEWTRRYHSIDPAEKAFGGRVEIEMADGSRIVEEIAVADAHPLGARPFAREQYITKFRTLADGVLASDEIERFLDVAQRLPELSPSELSGLTVRGNFPAITAKGIF, encoded by the coding sequence GTGAAAAACCATGCCCTCCGCGTCTACCGCAGCGATGAAAACCTCGCTCGCGAAGACCAGCTCGCCCACAAGATTGCCGAAATCGCTGCCGAGCAGCTTGAACCAACGGATGCCGTGACCGACATGGTCATCAACCGTGTGATTGACAACGCCGCTGTTGCCACTGCATCCCTCACCCGCGCGCCCGTCGTCTCGGCTCGGGCTCAAGCGGAACGTCACCCCGCAGAGCCAGGCTCGACGGTCTTCGGCTCCGACGAGCGCGTCAGTCCGGAGTGGGCAGCCTGGGCTAATGGTGTTGCCGTGCGCGAGCTCGACTACCACGACACGTTCTTGGCCGCCGACTACTCGCACCCCGGCGACAACATCCCGCCGATCTTGGCCGTTGCTCAGCACACGGGGCGCACCGGCGCTGACCTGTTGCGCGGAATCGTCACGGGCTACGAGATTCAGATCGACCTCGTGAAGGCGATCTGCTTGCACAAGCACAAGATTGACCATGTTGCCCACCTCGGCCCGAGCGCGGCCGCCGGCATCGGAACCCTTCTCGGCCTCGACACCGAAACCATCTTCCAGGCCGTCGGTCAAGCACTGCACACGACGACCGCTACGCGCCAGTCGCGTAAGGGCGAGATCTCCACGTGGAAGGCATACGCTCCCGCGTTTGCCGGCAAGATGGCCGTCGAAGCTGTCGACCGTGCCATGCGCGGCCAGACCAGCCCCACCCCGATTTATGAAGGTGAAGACGGCGTGATTGCGTGGATGCTCGACGGTCCAGACGCACACTACGAGGTTCCGCTGCCCGAGCTAGGGGAGGCGCGCACCGCGATCCTCGACTCGTACACGAAGGAACACTCGGCCGAGTACCAGGCGCAGGCGTGGATCGACCTCGCTCGCAAACTGGGGCGCGAGCATCCAGAGCTGGTGGAAGAGAACATCAACCGCATTGTGCTGCACACTAGCCACCACACGCACTACGTGATCGGCTCCGGCGCTAACGACCCGCAGAAGTATGACCCCAACGCGAGCCGCGAAACTCTCGACCACTCCATCCCGTACATCTTCACGGTTGCCTTGCAAGACAAGGAATGGCACCACGTCAACAGCTACGCGCCTGAGCGTGCCAATCGCGCGGACACGATTGCATTGTGGAAGCGCGTGACCACCGAAGAAGATGCCGAATGGACGCGTCGCTACCACTCGATCGACCCCGCCGAGAAGGCATTCGGCGGTCGCGTCGAGATCGAAATGGCCGACGGCAGCCGCATCGTTGAAGAGATCGCCGTTGCGGATGCTCACCCGCTCGGTGCTCGACCCTTCGCCCGCGAGCAGTACATCACCAAGTTCCGCACCCTCGCGGATGGCGTGCTCGCGAGCGACGAAATCGAACGCTTCTTGGACGTTGCTCAGCGCCTGCCCGAGCTCTCGCCATCCGAACTAAGTGGGCTGACCGTACGCGGCAACTTCCCCGCCATCACCGCCAAAGGAATCTTCTAA
- the prpB gene encoding methylisocitrate lyase, with protein MLYASTDPATKRAQFRERLASGELLRVPGAFNPLSARLIQDKGFDGVYISGAVISADLGLPDIGLTTLTEVAGRSQQISRMTDLPSLVDADTGFGEPMNVARTVQTLEDAGVSGLHIEDQVNPKRCGHLDGKAVVDTDTALKRIRAAVDARRDPNLLIMARTDIRAVDGLEVAMDRAKQLVDAGADAIFPEAMKDLSEFEAMRKAVDVPILANMTEFGKSELFTTTQLGNIGVNIVIYPVTLLRSAMGAAERTLDAINADGTQQSVVGEMQTRARLYELLDYESYNTFDSSVFNFTLDNHH; from the coding sequence ATGCTGTACGCCTCCACAGATCCAGCCACCAAGCGTGCCCAGTTCCGCGAGCGTCTTGCCAGCGGGGAACTGCTGCGCGTGCCCGGCGCCTTCAACCCGCTGAGCGCTCGCCTCATTCAAGACAAGGGCTTCGACGGCGTCTACATTTCGGGTGCTGTCATCAGCGCCGATCTGGGTTTGCCCGACATCGGCCTGACGACCCTCACCGAGGTCGCCGGTCGTTCGCAACAGATATCGCGGATGACCGACCTGCCGTCACTCGTTGACGCCGACACCGGTTTCGGCGAACCTATGAACGTCGCTCGCACCGTGCAGACTCTCGAAGATGCGGGAGTCTCCGGGCTCCACATCGAAGATCAGGTCAACCCGAAGCGCTGCGGACACCTCGACGGCAAAGCTGTCGTCGACACTGACACCGCCCTCAAGCGCATCCGCGCCGCAGTCGATGCCCGTCGCGACCCGAACCTGCTCATTATGGCTCGCACCGACATCCGCGCCGTTGATGGCCTAGAGGTAGCGATGGACCGCGCGAAGCAGCTTGTTGATGCCGGAGCTGACGCGATCTTCCCCGAGGCGATGAAAGATCTCAGCGAGTTCGAGGCGATGCGTAAGGCCGTGGATGTTCCGATCCTCGCAAACATGACAGAGTTTGGTAAGAGCGAACTTTTCACGACAACCCAATTGGGCAATATCGGCGTAAACATTGTTATTTATCCCGTAACCCTGTTGCGTAGTGCCATGGGTGCTGCGGAGCGCACTCTCGATGCAATCAACGCCGACGGCACCCAGCAGTCTGTTGTCGGAGAGATGCAGACGAGGGCTCGCCTGTATGAATTGCTCGACTACGAAAGCTACAACACCTTCGATTCATCGGTGTTCAACTTCACGCTCGACAACCATCACTAA
- a CDS encoding bifunctional 2-methylcitrate synthase/citrate synthase, whose product MTDLTGTPATEIRKGLAGVVADTTAISKVNPETNSLLYRGYPVQELAEKCTFEEVAYLLWHGELPIGEQLEEFQRVERAQRHLDAHTKRVIDELPLTAHPMDVVRTAVSVIGAMDDTLTDPASMIDADLNLQRSLTLFAKLPAIIAYDQRRRRDQELVEPRDDLSYSANFLHMTFGEVPDLVVVNAFDVSMILYAEHSFNASTFTARVVTSTLSDLYSAVTAAVGALKGQLHGGANEAVMHVFDEIETAANAEAWLETALAEKRKIMGFGHRVYKNGDSRVPTMKAALETLIAEFDRPDMMELYEALETAMTSRKSIKPNLDYPSGPAYNLIGFDTDMFTPLFVAARITGWTAHIMEQAASNALIRPLAAYSGVDERHIS is encoded by the coding sequence ATGACTGACCTAACAGGTACCCCCGCCACTGAGATTCGCAAGGGGTTGGCCGGCGTCGTCGCCGACACCACCGCGATCTCCAAAGTGAACCCGGAAACCAACTCCCTTCTCTATCGCGGTTACCCCGTGCAAGAACTTGCCGAGAAGTGCACCTTTGAAGAGGTGGCTTATCTGCTGTGGCACGGCGAACTGCCGATCGGCGAACAGCTCGAAGAGTTCCAGCGCGTCGAGCGGGCGCAGCGTCACCTCGACGCTCACACCAAGCGTGTGATTGACGAGTTGCCGCTCACCGCGCATCCAATGGATGTCGTTCGCACCGCCGTTAGCGTGATCGGCGCGATGGATGACACCCTCACCGACCCCGCCAGCATGATCGACGCAGACCTCAACCTTCAGCGCTCGCTGACTCTCTTTGCGAAGCTGCCCGCGATCATTGCGTACGACCAGCGTCGTCGCCGTGACCAGGAACTTGTTGAGCCGCGCGATGACCTCAGCTATTCGGCCAACTTCTTGCACATGACCTTCGGCGAGGTTCCTGACCTCGTTGTCGTGAACGCGTTTGATGTGTCGATGATTTTGTACGCCGAGCACTCCTTCAACGCCTCGACCTTCACCGCTCGTGTGGTGACGAGCACGCTCAGCGACCTCTACAGCGCCGTCACGGCCGCGGTTGGCGCTCTCAAGGGCCAGTTGCACGGCGGAGCAAACGAAGCCGTCATGCACGTCTTCGACGAGATCGAGACCGCAGCGAACGCCGAAGCGTGGCTCGAGACCGCGCTCGCCGAGAAGCGCAAGATTATGGGCTTCGGCCACCGTGTCTACAAGAACGGTGACTCGCGGGTTCCCACGATGAAGGCTGCGCTCGAAACCTTGATCGCCGAATTCGACCGCCCCGACATGATGGAACTCTACGAGGCACTCGAAACGGCCATGACGAGCCGCAAGAGCATCAAGCCGAACCTCGACTACCCGAGCGGCCCCGCGTATAACCTCATCGGCTTCGACACCGACATGTTCACACCGCTGTTCGTCGCTGCGCGAATCACCGGCTGGACCGCTCACATCATGGAGCAGGCTGCTTCGAACGCCCTCATCCGTCCCCTCGCGGCGTACTCGGGTGTTGACGAGCGCCACATCAGCTAG
- a CDS encoding aldo/keto reductase: MTVPKIELNDGNFIPQLGFGVFQVAQEETERIVTDALEVGYRHFDAAMIYGNEAQVGKALKASGIPRDELFVTTKLWNSDQGTDSARDAMDLSLEKLGLDYVDLYLIHWPRPDLDRYLESWLVLEEIKAAGKARSIGVSNFHRPHLEKILAGSNTVPAVNQIELHPAFAQRDLRAYGAELGMRIEAWGPLGQGKYDLFSEAALKDAAAAHGVTPAQVVIRWHLQSGIILFPKSNSRARMAENFDVFGFELTADEMASINAIDRDQRVGANPDEATF; this comes from the coding sequence ATGACTGTTCCGAAAATTGAACTTAACGACGGCAATTTCATTCCCCAGCTCGGGTTTGGTGTGTTCCAGGTTGCGCAAGAAGAGACTGAGCGAATCGTTACAGATGCGCTCGAAGTTGGCTACCGCCACTTTGACGCGGCCATGATCTACGGCAACGAAGCCCAAGTGGGAAAGGCTCTCAAGGCCTCCGGCATTCCTCGCGACGAGCTTTTCGTCACCACAAAGCTGTGGAACAGTGATCAGGGCACCGACTCTGCTCGCGATGCGATGGATCTCAGCCTCGAAAAGTTGGGCCTCGACTATGTCGATCTCTACCTCATCCACTGGCCTCGTCCTGACCTCGACCGCTATCTTGAAAGCTGGCTTGTGCTTGAGGAGATCAAGGCGGCAGGCAAGGCGCGTTCGATCGGTGTCAGCAACTTCCACCGCCCCCACCTCGAGAAGATTCTTGCGGGAAGCAACACTGTGCCTGCCGTCAACCAGATCGAGTTGCACCCTGCATTCGCCCAGCGCGATCTGCGCGCCTACGGTGCAGAACTTGGGATGCGCATCGAGGCGTGGGGTCCGCTCGGCCAGGGCAAGTACGACTTGTTTAGCGAGGCTGCGTTGAAGGACGCTGCCGCAGCACACGGCGTAACCCCAGCTCAGGTCGTGATCCGTTGGCACCTGCAGAGCGGCATCATCCTGTTCCCCAAGTCGAACTCGCGTGCGCGCATGGCAGAGAACTTCGATGTCTTTGGTTTCGAGCTGACAGCGGATGAGATGGCATCGATTAACGCCATCGATCGCGATCAGCGCGTGGGCGCAAACCCCGACGAAGCCACTTTCTAG
- a CDS encoding MBL fold metallo-hydrolase, producing MSKLTVTYIGGPTALLEYAGLRIVTDPTFDAPQLYPDEGGVPLTKTAGPALSRADVGAVDLVLLSHHEHQDNLDYEGLELLATGVLTISTMKAGSDLFGGGVVGLDSWESREVGAVTVTAVPALHGPPGSEARLGPVTGFVLQAEGEGEPTIYVSGDNASLPLVQQIADRFPDISIAVLFAGAARISAINGPLTLTSADAAEAARIVGASHVVGLHTEGWEHFTETRADLEAAFAETGLLVETPPGVAVEVSR from the coding sequence ATGTCGAAGTTGACCGTGACCTACATTGGCGGCCCCACCGCATTGCTCGAATATGCGGGATTGCGCATCGTGACTGATCCCACATTCGATGCCCCGCAGCTTTACCCCGACGAGGGCGGCGTGCCGCTCACCAAGACGGCGGGTCCAGCGCTGAGCCGAGCGGATGTTGGCGCTGTCGATCTCGTGTTGCTGTCACATCACGAACACCAAGACAATCTCGACTACGAGGGACTCGAACTTCTCGCCACGGGCGTGCTGACGATCAGCACCATGAAGGCGGGCTCTGACCTCTTCGGCGGCGGTGTTGTCGGCCTCGACTCGTGGGAATCCCGCGAAGTCGGCGCCGTAACCGTCACCGCAGTGCCTGCACTGCATGGCCCTCCCGGTTCAGAGGCCCGGCTCGGCCCCGTCACCGGCTTCGTGCTGCAGGCCGAGGGCGAGGGCGAGCCCACCATCTATGTCAGCGGCGACAACGCGTCCCTGCCGCTCGTGCAGCAGATCGCCGACCGCTTTCCTGACATCAGCATCGCCGTGCTGTTCGCGGGTGCTGCCCGCATTTCTGCGATCAACGGTCCTCTCACCTTGACGTCAGCGGATGCCGCTGAAGCCGCCCGCATTGTGGGCGCCAGCCACGTGGTCGGGCTCCACACCGAAGGGTGGGAACACTTCACCGAAACCCGTGCCGACCTCGAGGCTGCGTTCGCCGAGACAGGATTGCTCGTGGAGACTCCGCCTGGAGTTGCGGTGGAGGTTAGCCGCTAA
- a CDS encoding thioredoxin domain-containing protein, whose protein sequence is MPNRLESAASPYLRSHATNPVDWWEWSAEAFAEAKRRDVPVLVSIGYSTCHWCHVMARESFSDPVLAAYLNENFVAIKVDREEHAEVDSTYLAAASAFTPNLGWPLNVFVTPAGRAFFAGTYWPPTAVGQHPAFRQVLESVTDAWTARREQVETSGAAIAQALAQSRGVESELVTDFADVIDALAAAEDLEHGGFGDAPKFPVTPVLRFLLDRGARSAEHSPEAAGLADRTLTAMAASALRDPVDGGFFRYSTQADWTDPHYERMLYDNAQLLAAYALADSAEIATGVAEFLRDRLLLASGAFASGLDSESTVDGKRVEGFYYSLDAASRARVEAPPRDDKILTGWNGLAIEALALAGARHSNPEWIALARGAADFLLAEHVRVPGSGAGDGAGSGAVADDGSGAGAGSGPDAGADSDNRVGTTADAGVARQRLVRTSIDGILSDAAATLEDSGMLAQGLLELSIATGEVRYALAARDLIDGALAAGAAGSGSSPFGLPGGSDSVLAAQGLSTEADISDGAHPSGLSAMAAAAHTLFALTGDAQYRDAAEASMKLVGQLAAQQPISFGTALTLMSELGAPLRQLVVVTADGTGDELTSLARKLHRAGGIGVAVSQAQADAFAASGFELFAARTATGGAPTAYLCEEFVCRLPLTDAPALRALLGAN, encoded by the coding sequence ATGCCTAATCGTCTGGAATCTGCTGCGAGCCCGTACCTGAGATCACACGCCACCAATCCGGTGGACTGGTGGGAGTGGTCTGCCGAAGCTTTCGCCGAAGCCAAGCGCCGAGATGTGCCCGTGCTCGTCTCCATCGGCTACTCCACCTGCCACTGGTGTCACGTGATGGCGCGCGAATCCTTCAGCGACCCCGTGCTGGCCGCCTACCTCAACGAAAACTTTGTGGCGATCAAAGTCGACCGCGAAGAGCACGCCGAAGTGGACTCCACCTATCTGGCGGCGGCATCCGCCTTCACTCCCAATTTGGGCTGGCCGCTCAACGTGTTCGTTACGCCCGCGGGGCGAGCATTCTTTGCCGGCACCTACTGGCCGCCGACCGCTGTGGGGCAGCATCCGGCCTTCCGGCAAGTGCTTGAATCGGTGACGGATGCGTGGACTGCGCGGCGTGAGCAAGTGGAGACGAGCGGTGCTGCGATTGCCCAGGCGCTCGCCCAAAGCCGCGGTGTAGAGAGCGAACTCGTCACCGACTTTGCTGACGTGATCGACGCTCTCGCCGCCGCCGAAGATCTTGAGCACGGCGGATTCGGCGACGCCCCCAAATTTCCGGTCACGCCGGTGCTGCGGTTCCTTCTCGATCGCGGCGCCCGCTCGGCGGAACACTCGCCCGAGGCAGCCGGCCTCGCCGACCGCACCCTGACGGCGATGGCAGCATCCGCTCTGCGCGACCCGGTTGATGGCGGCTTCTTCCGCTACTCCACCCAGGCCGACTGGACCGATCCGCACTACGAACGCATGCTCTACGACAACGCCCAACTGCTTGCCGCCTACGCGCTCGCTGACTCGGCAGAGATAGCCACGGGCGTCGCCGAGTTCTTGCGCGACCGGTTGTTGTTGGCCTCGGGAGCGTTCGCCTCGGGCCTCGACTCCGAGAGCACCGTCGACGGCAAACGCGTCGAAGGCTTCTACTATTCGCTGGATGCCGCGAGCCGCGCCCGCGTCGAAGCTCCGCCCCGCGACGACAAGATCCTCACCGGCTGGAACGGTCTCGCCATCGAAGCACTTGCCTTGGCCGGCGCCCGTCACAGCAACCCCGAGTGGATTGCGCTGGCTCGCGGTGCCGCCGACTTCTTGCTCGCTGAGCATGTGCGGGTGCCGGGGTCGGGTGCTGGCGACGGCGCGGGGTCGGGTGCTGTTGCCGACGACGGCTCGGGTGCTGGTGCGGGCTCTGGTCCCGACGCAGGTGCTGACTCGGACAACAGGGTTGGCACGACTGCGGATGCCGGGGTTGCCAGGCAGCGGCTCGTGCGCACCTCGATCGACGGCATCCTCTCCGACGCGGCCGCAACCCTCGAAGACAGCGGAATGCTCGCCCAAGGTCTGCTCGAACTCTCCATTGCCACCGGCGAGGTTCGCTACGCGCTCGCCGCCCGCGACCTCATCGACGGGGCGCTCGCCGCGGGCGCGGCAGGTTCGGGAAGCTCACCCTTCGGCCTCCCCGGCGGCAGCGACTCCGTGCTCGCCGCGCAAGGTCTCTCGACCGAAGCCGACATCAGCGACGGAGCCCACCCCAGCGGCCTCAGCGCCATGGCCGCCGCCGCGCACACCCTTTTCGCTCTCACCGGCGATGCCCAATATCGGGATGCCGCTGAAGCTTCCATGAAGCTGGTCGGCCAACTCGCAGCCCAGCAACCAATCTCATTCGGAACCGCCCTCACTCTCATGTCGGAGCTCGGTGCACCCTTGCGCCAACTCGTCGTTGTGACGGCGGATGGGACGGGCGACGAGCTCACGAGTCTGGCGCGAAAGCTGCACCGCGCTGGAGGCATTGGTGTTGCGGTCTCGCAGGCTCAGGCGGACGCTTTTGCGGCATCCGGTTTCGAACTGTTTGCAGCGCGCACTGCTACCGGCGGCGCACCGACGGCGTACCTGTGTGAAGAGTTTGTGTGCCGCTTGCCGCTCACGGATGCGCCTGCGCTGCGAGCATTGCTGGGCGCGAACTAG
- a CDS encoding type II toxin-antitoxin system RelE/ParE family toxin → MAYRIEVTPAAARALKRVDHQHRHRIRGAIALLGQDPRPPGAKALQGRPGFRVRIGDYRIVYTIQDDVLLVVVVTLGHRRDVYER, encoded by the coding sequence GTGGCTTATCGCATTGAGGTCACGCCCGCCGCGGCGCGCGCTCTCAAACGAGTAGATCACCAGCATCGCCACAGAATTCGTGGCGCCATCGCGCTGCTCGGCCAAGACCCGCGGCCTCCTGGTGCCAAGGCACTTCAGGGGCGACCCGGTTTTCGCGTGCGCATCGGCGACTACCGAATCGTCTACACAATTCAGGATGACGTGCTGCTCGTCGTTGTCGTCACGCTGGGGCATCGGCGCGACGTTTACGAACGCTAG
- a CDS encoding type II toxin-antitoxin system Phd/YefM family antitoxin, with product MSTTSIADARKNFSEVIATSEREAVFIERRGQRAAVVVSPEQYERMMDALEDAEDVAAFDEAMADEGPNIPWDQVKADLGW from the coding sequence ATGTCGACCACCAGCATCGCGGATGCCCGCAAAAACTTCTCCGAGGTCATCGCCACCTCAGAGCGCGAAGCTGTGTTCATCGAGCGTCGCGGACAGCGCGCTGCCGTTGTCGTGAGCCCAGAGCAGTATGAGCGCATGATGGATGCGCTAGAAGATGCTGAAGACGTTGCCGCCTTTGACGAGGCGATGGCCGACGAGGGGCCGAACATTCCCTGGGATCAGGTCAAGGCAGATCTGGGCTGGTAG
- a CDS encoding HNH endonuclease yields MAVAQTRRARAARRRKRRVDAADNNLTAEQWEELKREWGGCAYCTATDSALQKDCVQPISRGGSYTVSNVVPACGSCNASKSNSEVTSWMRRKRLDERAFLTQYVHVRQALGIL; encoded by the coding sequence ATGGCTGTGGCTCAAACTCGACGCGCGCGTGCTGCCCGACGCCGTAAACGTCGGGTCGATGCTGCCGACAATAACCTCACCGCTGAGCAGTGGGAAGAACTCAAGCGCGAGTGGGGCGGCTGCGCGTATTGCACCGCCACCGACTCTGCGCTGCAAAAGGATTGCGTGCAGCCGATCTCCCGGGGCGGCAGCTACACCGTCAGCAACGTCGTTCCCGCCTGCGGCTCCTGCAACGCCAGCAAAAGCAACAGCGAAGTGACGTCGTGGATGCGCCGCAAACGCCTCGACGAACGTGCCTTCCTCACGCAGTATGTACACGTGCGGCAGGCGCTCGGGATTCTGTAG
- a CDS encoding phosphotransferase: MDGLLPGGNMNAVERSGDTVLRNAGPWTPTVHRYLDYLAVAGIDWAPRPLGIENGRERLSFIEGEVPLYPLPDWVWTDAVLEQGARRLRQLHDASIGFGLDGAVWQSPAKVPAEVICHNDFSPHNLAFVNGEIMGAIDFDMCSPGPRLWDLAYFATRAVPLTSMTPDNAPGMDDARRRVELLLAAYGSDATWSDILRVAAIRLYDLAQMSLDKAAELAKPHLRDEAVEYDRDAHFLRELMSESR; this comes from the coding sequence ATGGATGGTCTTCTTCCCGGTGGAAACATGAACGCGGTTGAGCGCAGCGGCGACACTGTGCTTCGCAACGCTGGCCCGTGGACACCGACCGTGCACCGCTACCTCGACTACCTTGCGGTGGCGGGGATTGACTGGGCGCCGCGTCCGCTCGGCATCGAGAACGGCCGGGAGCGACTGTCGTTCATCGAGGGCGAAGTGCCGCTGTATCCGCTGCCCGACTGGGTGTGGACGGATGCCGTGCTTGAGCAAGGCGCTCGCCGCCTTCGGCAACTTCACGACGCCAGCATCGGGTTTGGCCTAGACGGTGCTGTCTGGCAGTCGCCAGCGAAAGTCCCGGCAGAAGTCATTTGCCACAACGACTTTTCACCCCACAATCTGGCTTTCGTCAACGGAGAGATCATGGGAGCGATCGACTTCGACATGTGTTCGCCGGGCCCACGCCTGTGGGACCTCGCCTACTTCGCGACGCGTGCCGTCCCTCTGACTTCGATGACCCCCGACAACGCACCGGGTATGGACGATGCCCGTCGCCGAGTAGAGCTTCTCTTGGCCGCTTACGGTTCGGATGCGACGTGGAGCGACATCCTTCGCGTGGCAGCTATTCGGCTCTACGACCTCGCGCAGATGTCTCTCGACAAGGCTGCGGAACTCGCGAAACCCCACTTGCGTGATGAAGCCGTTGAGTACGACCGCGACGCGCACTTTCTGCGTGAGCTCATGAGCGAGTCGCGGTAG
- a CDS encoding CynX/NimT family MFS transporter — MNRRWGGPLALAGILLVALNLRPAVASLSPIIVAVQRDISLDSVALGILGMLAPACFAVAGLTMHLISRRLHAEWILLGALVAIVGGQLVRATSFSFAGLLVGGIFAFLGMGIANVLLPPLVKKYFPRRIGLVTSLYVTLISVGALVPPLLAVPLAQATGWRESLGSWALIGMLAIIPWIALVIGRRSRDTANAASTIPTPRIGGLWKSRIAWGVSLIFAISSFNGYAMFAWLPPLLVATAGSTETEAGQLLSLFATIGIPAAIFVPIIANRMREPLHLVYPGVAAFVVGYLGLILAPSVMTWLWVSILGIGTLIFPLSLLLVNLRTLTFEGSIALSGFVQGVGYVLGALGPLSLGVVHAISGNWTAPLIVLLVASAVVGGVALLLMTPGTLENPGGGSRRSQATTAAATTATRS; from the coding sequence GTGAATCGACGCTGGGGCGGCCCCCTCGCCCTGGCCGGCATCCTGCTCGTCGCCCTGAACCTTCGCCCCGCAGTTGCCTCGCTGTCGCCGATCATTGTCGCGGTTCAGCGGGACATTTCGCTCGACAGCGTTGCTCTCGGCATCCTCGGTATGCTCGCGCCGGCATGTTTCGCTGTCGCCGGCCTCACGATGCATCTGATCAGTCGTCGCCTGCACGCCGAGTGGATTCTGCTTGGCGCTCTCGTAGCGATTGTGGGCGGTCAGCTTGTGCGCGCCACGAGCTTCTCATTCGCGGGTCTGCTCGTCGGCGGCATCTTTGCCTTCCTCGGCATGGGCATCGCGAACGTTCTCTTGCCGCCGCTGGTCAAGAAGTACTTTCCGCGACGCATCGGGCTCGTCACGTCGCTGTATGTGACGCTTATCTCCGTTGGTGCGCTCGTGCCACCGTTGCTGGCAGTGCCTCTCGCGCAGGCGACGGGGTGGCGTGAGTCGCTCGGCTCGTGGGCACTCATTGGCATGCTGGCGATCATCCCGTGGATCGCACTCGTTATCGGGCGCCGCAGTCGAGACACTGCCAATGCCGCCTCCACCATTCCGACGCCCCGCATCGGTGGCCTCTGGAAATCACGAATCGCGTGGGGCGTATCGCTCATCTTCGCCATCTCCAGCTTCAACGGCTACGCCATGTTCGCGTGGCTGCCACCCCTGCTGGTAGCGACCGCGGGAAGTACCGAAACCGAAGCGGGGCAACTTCTCTCGCTATTCGCGACCATCGGCATCCCCGCCGCCATCTTTGTGCCCATTATTGCGAATCGGATGCGCGAACCCCTGCACCTCGTCTACCCGGGCGTTGCCGCCTTCGTTGTCGGTTACCTCGGCCTCATTCTGGCGCCATCGGTCATGACCTGGCTCTGGGTATCCATCCTCGGAATCGGCACGCTGATTTTTCCGCTCAGCCTGCTGCTGGTCAACCTACGCACCCTCACCTTCGAAGGCTCGATCGCGCTCAGCGGTTTCGTGCAGGGAGTCGGCTACGTGCTCGGAGCCCTCGGACCGCTGTCGCTCGGTGTCGTTCACGCCATCTCGGGCAACTGGACGGCTCCCCTCATTGTGCTGCTCGTCGCCTCTGCCGTGGTTGGGGGCGTCGCACTGTTGCTGATGACGCCGGGAACCCTAGAGAACCCGGGTGGGGGTTCGCGGCGGTCGCAGGCCACTACCGCTGCTGCGACTACCGCGACTCGCTCATGA